Proteins co-encoded in one Amaranthus tricolor cultivar Red isolate AtriRed21 chromosome 7, ASM2621246v1, whole genome shotgun sequence genomic window:
- the LOC130818248 gene encoding pathogenesis-related protein PR-4-like, with translation MEISKSVIVMVVVCLALVIGSKAQSASNVRATYNNYNPQNIGWNYYTASVYCATWDGNQPLSWRKQYGWTAFCGPVGPRGQASCGKCLLVTNMATGAQTTVRIVDQCSNGGLDLDVNVFNQIDTNGQGYQQGHLQVNYQFVNC, from the exons atggaGATAAGCAAGAGTGTTATAGTAATGGTTGTGGTGTGCCTAGCACTAGTAATAGGCAGCAAAGCACAGAGTGCAAGTAATGTTAGGGCAACATACAATAACTATAACCCACAAAATATTGGGTGGAATTATTACACTGCTAGCGTGTATTGTGCTACATGGGATGGCAACCAACCTTTGTCTTGGCGCAAACAATACGGTTGGACTGCTTTTTGTGGCCCCGTCGGTCCTCGCGGACAAGCTTCTTGCGGCAAATGTCTTTTG GTAACAAATATGGCAACAGGAGCACAAACAACCGTAAGGATAGTTGATCAGTGCAGCAACGGAGGATTAGACCTTGATGTTAACGTTTTTAATCAAATTGACACCAACGGTCAAGGTTATCAACAAGGCCATCTTCAAGTTAATTACCAATTTGTCAATTGTTAA
- the LOC130817787 gene encoding pathogenesis-related protein PR-4-like gives MEISKSVIVMAVVCLALVIGSKAQSASNVRATYNYYNPQNFGWNYYTASVYCATWDGNQPLSWRKQYGWTAFCGPVGPLGQASCGKCLLVTNMATGAQTTVRIVDQCSNGGLDLDVNVFNQIDTNGQGYQQGHLQVNYQFVNC, from the exons atgGAGATAAGCAAGAGTGTTATAGTAATGGCTGTGGTGTGCCTAGCACTAGTAATAGGCAGCAAAGCACAGAGTGCAAGTAATGTTAGGGCAACATACAATTACTATAACCCACAAAATTTTGGGTGGAATTATTACACTGCTAGTGTGTATTGTGCTACATGGGATGGCAACCAACCTTTGTCTTGGCGCAAACAATACGGTTGGACTGCTTTTTGTGGCCCCGTCGGTCCTCTTGGACAAGCTTCTTGCGGCAAATGTCTTTTG GTAACAAATATGGCAACAGGAGCACAAACAACCGTAAGGATAGTTGATCAGTGCAGCAACGGAGGATTAGACCTTGATGTTAACGTTTTTAATCAAATTGACACCAACGGTCAAGGTTATCAACAAGGCCATCTTCAAGTTAATTACCAATTTGTCAATTGCTAA
- the LOC130818099 gene encoding E3 ubiquitin protein ligase DRIP2-like, giving the protein MSSSSTQVVKVKKSVLAACMTCPLCNKLVREATTISLCLHTFCRKCIYDKLSDEDVDSCPVCDVNLGCVPVEKLRPDHNLADIRAKIFPLRGRKVAAPEIVPANSPPAKVKERSLSSLVVSTPRVSMQAGVTGRRTRAGRKGSVPRSSSPVAEETLKSVDDSLDDHLDGSSSPETLNKIIQNKKQSSSAKSTNDQIHDEHTENDTEEREGKADMWKPLNTLVEAANRSKFSKSNLQGPSLATTEASGSGDLDIKMNKMNIEENGQGAEVQNVKTSVPSVPAPVKRKRVRPFNRKQSSASLPPNSSHVVVNEARRNWKDGQVWFSLVAAEDQVEGAPLPQVDAAFLRVKNGNMPVLSIQKYLAKKLDLASEAEVQILCQGQPVMSNLKVSSLLDAWVQTSSSQKVHTFVGDSAKDFVMVLSYARKVTSPIA; this is encoded by the exons ATGTCGAGTTCATCTACTCAGGTTGTTAAGGTGAAGAAATCGGTGTTAGCGGCATGCATGACATGCCCTCTTTGCAATAAGCTTGTTCGTGAGGCTACAACCATCTCGCTTTGCCTTCATACGT TTTGCAGGAAatgtatatatgataaattGTCGGACGAGGATGTTGATAGCTGCCCTGTGTGTGATGTTAATTTGGGCTGTGTTCCGGTGGAAAAACTCAG GCCGGACCACAACCTGGCAGATATCAGGGCCAAGATTTTTCCTCTGAGAGGAAGAAAGGTCGCTGCACCTGAAATTGTCCCGGCGAACTCCCCTCCTGCTAAGGTAAAGGAAAGATCACTATCATCATTAGTGGTCAGCACACCAAGAGTGTCTATGCAGGCTGGTGTTACAGGAAGAAGAACAAGAGCTGGAAGAAAAGGTTCTGTTCCAAGAAGTTCTAGTCCTGTTGCTGAAGAAACTCTTAAGTCAGTGGACGATTCTTTGGATGATCATCTTGATGGATCAAGCTCACCTGAGACTCTTAATAAAATCATTCAAAATAAGAAGCAG AGTTCTTCAGCCAAATCTACTAATGATCAGATTCATGATGAGCACACTGAAAACGACACTGAAGAGCGGGAAGGAAAAGCTGATATGTGGAAACCTTTAAATACTCTTGTTGAAGCTGCAAACAGAAGCAAGTTTTCAAAGTCTAATTTGCAAGGGCCTTCTCTTGCTACAACAGAGGCATCTGGTTCCGGAGATCTtgatataaaaatgaataagatgAATATTGAGGAGAATGGGCAAGGAGCTGAAGTCCAGAACGTCAAAACCAGTGTGCCGTCAGTCCCAGCACCGGTGAAACGTAAAAGGGTACGTCCATTTAACAGAAAACAATCATCGGCATCTTTGCCACCGAACAGTTCCCATGTCGTGGTCAATGAAGCGCGTCGAAATTGGAAAGACGGTCAAGTTTGGTTTTCATTGGTTGCTGCTGAGGATCA GGTTGAAGGGGCACCGTTGCCACAAGTAGATGCTGCTTTTTTAAGAGTAAA GAATGGAAACATGCCAGTTTTGTCTATTCAAAAATACCTTGCAAAGAAACTTGATCTCGCAAGTGAAGCAGAG GTCCAAATTCTGTGCCAAGGACAACCAGTGATGTCTAACTTGAAAGTTAGCAGCCTATTAGACGCATGGGTTCAAACTTCATCGTCCCAAAAGGTACATACTTTCGTTGGCGACTCTGCCAAGGATTTTGTGATGGTTCTTTCATACGCGCGCAAGGTTACATCCCCAATCGCTTGA